A section of the Pseudomonas tritici genome encodes:
- a CDS encoding ABC transporter permease, translating to MLLTPNAMSRRMRLGLYTTTGLIGLFLLLPIVFIVLLSFGSSQWLVFPPPGWTLKWYGQFFSNADWMNAAMASLKVAVLTTIFAVALGLPTAFALVRGRFPGRELLYGLFTLPMIVPLVIIAVAVYALFLKLGYTGTMFAFVVSHVIVALPFTIISIINSLKLFDQSIEDAAVICGASRLQAVFKVTFPAIRPGMVAGALFAFLVSWDEVVLSVMMASPTLQTLPVKMWTTLRQDLTPVIAVASTLLIGLSVLVMVIAAAVRRRTETRA from the coding sequence ATGCTCCTGACCCCCAATGCCATGAGTCGCAGGATGCGCTTGGGCCTCTACACCACCACCGGGTTGATTGGCCTGTTCCTGCTGCTGCCGATTGTGTTTATCGTGCTGCTGTCGTTCGGTTCATCGCAATGGCTGGTGTTCCCGCCGCCCGGCTGGACGCTCAAATGGTACGGCCAGTTCTTCTCCAACGCGGATTGGATGAACGCTGCGATGGCCAGTCTCAAGGTGGCGGTGCTGACCACGATCTTCGCGGTGGCGCTGGGTTTGCCCACCGCCTTTGCCCTGGTGCGTGGCCGTTTCCCCGGCCGCGAGCTGCTCTACGGCCTGTTCACCCTGCCGATGATCGTGCCCTTGGTGATCATCGCCGTGGCGGTGTACGCGCTGTTCCTCAAGCTGGGCTACACCGGCACGATGTTCGCCTTTGTGGTCAGCCATGTGATCGTTGCGCTGCCGTTCACCATCATCTCGATCATCAACTCGCTGAAGCTGTTCGACCAGTCGATTGAAGACGCGGCGGTGATCTGCGGCGCCTCGCGCTTGCAGGCGGTGTTCAAGGTGACCTTCCCGGCGATCCGCCCGGGGATGGTGGCCGGCGCATTGTTCGCCTTTCTGGTCTCGTGGGACGAAGTGGTGCTCAGCGTGATGATGGCCAGCCCGACCCTGCAAACCCTTCCCGTAAAAATGTGGACCACCCTGCGCCAGGACCTGACGCCTGTGATCGCCGTCGCGTCGACGCTGCTGATCGGCCTGTCGGTACTGGTCATGGTGATTGCCGCCGCCGTTCGCCGGCGTACCGAAACCCGCGCCTGA
- a CDS encoding ABC transporter permease: protein MKMTATTPTGSALGAAGAVSAKAGAPSLAQRWRGSSNLIPALLFLGLFFLAPLIGLLLRGVLEPVPGLGNYEQLFANSAYARVLLNTFSVAGLVTLFSLLLGFPLAWAITLVPRGWGRWILNIVLLSMWTSLLARTYSWLVLLQASGVINKALMAMGIIDVPLEMVHNLTGVVIGMSYIMIPFIVLPLQATMQAIDPMILQAGSICGASPWTNFFRVFLPLCRPGLFSGGLMVFVMSLGYYVTPALLGGAQNMMLPEFIIQQVQSFLNWGLASAGAALLIFITLVLFYFYLKLQPESPVGASNAR from the coding sequence ATGAAAATGACGGCAACCACACCGACCGGGAGCGCCCTCGGCGCTGCCGGCGCGGTTTCGGCCAAGGCCGGGGCGCCGTCCCTGGCGCAGCGCTGGCGGGGGTCGAGCAACCTGATCCCGGCCCTGCTGTTCCTCGGCCTGTTTTTCCTGGCGCCGCTGATCGGCCTGTTGCTGCGCGGCGTGCTGGAGCCGGTGCCGGGCCTGGGCAACTATGAACAACTGTTCGCCAACTCGGCCTACGCCCGAGTGCTGCTCAACACGTTCTCGGTGGCGGGCCTGGTGACCTTGTTCAGCCTGCTGCTGGGCTTTCCGCTGGCCTGGGCGATCACCCTGGTGCCACGCGGCTGGGGACGCTGGATCCTCAACATCGTGCTGCTGTCGATGTGGACCAGCCTGCTCGCCCGCACCTACTCCTGGCTGGTCTTGCTGCAAGCCTCCGGGGTGATCAACAAGGCGCTGATGGCCATGGGCATCATCGATGTGCCCCTGGAGATGGTGCACAACCTCACGGGCGTAGTGATCGGCATGAGCTACATCATGATCCCGTTCATCGTGCTGCCGTTGCAGGCGACCATGCAGGCCATCGACCCGATGATCCTGCAGGCCGGCTCGATCTGCGGCGCCAGCCCGTGGACCAACTTCTTCCGCGTCTTCCTGCCGCTGTGCCGGCCGGGCTTGTTTTCCGGCGGCCTGATGGTGTTCGTGATGTCCCTCGGTTACTACGTCACCCCGGCGCTGCTCGGCGGTGCGCAGAACATGATGTTGCCCGAGTTCATCATCCAGCAGGTGCAATCGTTCCTTAATTGGGGCCTGGCCAGTGCCGGCGCCGCGTTGCTGATCTTCATCACGCTGGTGCTGTTCTACTTCTACCTGAAGCTCCAGCCGGAATCCCCGGTTGGCGCCAGCAACGCGAGGTAA
- a CDS encoding ABC transporter substrate-binding protein, with protein MVLNKRATAVLFAGLLATATHAALAAESVNFVSWGGSTQDAQKQAWADPFSKASGITVVQDGPTDYGKLKAMVESGNVQWDVVDVEADFALRAAAEGLLEPLDFSVIQRDKIDPRFVSDHGVGSFFFSFVLGYNEGKLGAGKPQDWSALFDTKTYPGKRALYKWPSPGVLELALLADGVAADKLYPLDLDRAFKKLDTIKKDIVWWGGGAQSQQLLASGEVSMGQFWNGRIHALQEDGAPVGVSWKQNLVMADILVVPKGSKNKAAAMKFLANASSAKGQADFSNLTAYAPVNIDSVQRLDSVLAPNLPTAYVKDQITLDFAYWAKNGPAIATRWNEWLVK; from the coding sequence ATGGTGTTGAACAAACGTGCAACCGCGGTGCTGTTCGCGGGTTTATTGGCTACGGCCACTCACGCGGCCCTGGCAGCCGAAAGCGTCAATTTCGTGAGCTGGGGCGGTAGCACCCAGGATGCGCAGAAGCAGGCCTGGGCCGACCCGTTCAGCAAGGCCAGCGGCATTACCGTGGTCCAGGATGGCCCCACCGACTACGGCAAACTCAAGGCCATGGTCGAAAGCGGCAACGTGCAGTGGGACGTGGTGGATGTCGAAGCCGACTTCGCCCTGCGCGCCGCCGCCGAAGGCCTGCTCGAACCCCTCGATTTCTCGGTGATCCAGCGCGACAAGATCGACCCGCGGTTTGTCTCCGACCATGGTGTGGGCTCGTTCTTCTTCTCCTTCGTGCTCGGCTACAACGAAGGCAAGCTCGGCGCTGGCAAGCCTCAGGATTGGTCCGCGCTGTTTGACACCAAGACCTACCCTGGCAAACGCGCCCTCTACAAATGGCCAAGCCCTGGCGTGCTTGAACTGGCGCTGCTGGCCGACGGCGTAGCCGCCGACAAGCTCTACCCGCTGGACCTGGACCGCGCCTTCAAGAAACTCGACACCATCAAGAAAGACATCGTCTGGTGGGGCGGCGGCGCGCAGTCGCAACAGCTGCTGGCCTCCGGCGAAGTCAGCATGGGCCAGTTCTGGAACGGCCGCATTCACGCCCTGCAGGAAGACGGCGCGCCGGTTGGCGTGAGCTGGAAGCAGAACCTGGTGATGGCCGACATCCTCGTCGTGCCTAAAGGCAGCAAGAACAAAGCCGCCGCGATGAAATTCCTGGCCAACGCCAGCAGCGCCAAGGGCCAGGCTGACTTCTCCAACCTGACCGCCTACGCACCGGTGAATATCGACAGTGTGCAGCGCCTGGATTCGGTACTCGCGCCGAACCTGCCGACCGCCTACGTCAAGGATCAGATCACCCTCGATTTCGCCTACTGGGCCAAGAACGGCCCGGCCATTGCGACACGGTGGAATGAATGGCTAGTCAAATGA
- the ribBA gene encoding bifunctional 3,4-dihydroxy-2-butanone-4-phosphate synthase/GTP cyclohydrolase II, translating into MSFNSIEDIIEDYRQGKMVLLVDDEDRENEGDLLLPAACCTAETISFMAREARGLICLTLTDEHCQRLGLEQMVPSNGSVFSTAFTVSIEAATGVTTGISAADRARTVAAAVDINAGPADIVQPGHIFPLRAKDGGVLTRAGHTEAGCDLARLAGHTPASVIVEVMNDDGTMARRPELEIFARKHGIKIGTIADLIHYRLSTERTVVRIGERDLPTVHGTFRLITFEDRIDGGVHMAMVMGQLRRDEPALVRVHVIDPLRDLVGADYSGPSNWTLWAALQRVAAEGSGVVVVLANHESSQALLERVPQLTQAPRQFNRSQSRIYSEVGTGAQILQDLGVGKLRHLGPPLKYAGLTGYNLEVIESIPFTE; encoded by the coding sequence ATGTCCTTCAACAGCATCGAAGACATCATTGAAGACTACCGCCAGGGCAAGATGGTGCTCCTGGTGGACGACGAAGACCGAGAAAACGAAGGCGACCTGTTGCTGCCCGCAGCGTGCTGCACCGCCGAGACTATCAGCTTCATGGCCCGCGAAGCCCGTGGCCTGATCTGCCTGACTCTCACCGATGAACATTGCCAGCGCCTGGGCCTGGAACAGATGGTGCCGAGCAACGGCAGCGTGTTCAGCACGGCGTTTACCGTGTCCATCGAGGCCGCCACCGGCGTGACGACCGGCATCTCAGCCGCCGATCGCGCGCGCACCGTCGCGGCCGCAGTCGATATTAATGCCGGGCCTGCCGATATCGTGCAGCCGGGGCATATCTTCCCGTTGCGCGCTAAAGACGGCGGTGTACTGACCCGCGCCGGCCATACCGAGGCCGGTTGCGACCTGGCGCGCCTGGCCGGGCACACGCCCGCCTCAGTGATCGTAGAAGTCATGAATGACGACGGCACCATGGCGCGGCGTCCCGAACTGGAAATTTTCGCGCGCAAACACGGGATCAAGATCGGCACCATCGCCGACCTGATCCACTACCGCCTCAGCACCGAACGCACCGTGGTGCGCATCGGCGAACGCGACCTACCCACGGTGCACGGCACGTTCCGCCTGATCACCTTTGAAGACCGCATCGACGGCGGCGTGCACATGGCGATGGTGATGGGCCAGTTGCGCCGCGATGAACCTGCGCTGGTGCGCGTGCACGTGATCGACCCGCTGCGCGATCTGGTCGGCGCCGACTACAGCGGCCCGTCCAACTGGACGCTGTGGGCGGCTTTGCAACGTGTCGCCGCTGAAGGCAGCGGCGTGGTGGTGGTGCTGGCTAACCATGAGTCGTCCCAGGCGCTGCTGGAACGCGTGCCGCAACTGACCCAGGCGCCGCGCCAGTTCAACCGTTCGCAGTCGCGCATCTATTCTGAAGTGGGCACCGGGGCGCAGATCTTGCAGGACCTCGGCGTCGGCAAGCTGCGTCACCTCGGCCCGCCCCTCAAATACGCCGGGCTGACCGGCTACAACCTGGAGGTGATCGAGAGCATTCCCTTCACCGAATGA
- a CDS encoding DUF1330 domain-containing protein has translation MKAYWIAHVDVSDAEQYTQYTQRAPAAFALYGGRFLARGGRSEALEGGPARQRNVVIEFDSYEQAVACYESAEYQAAKAHREGVGQAQIIIVEGLAP, from the coding sequence ATGAAGGCCTACTGGATTGCTCATGTGGATGTGTCTGATGCAGAGCAGTACACGCAATACACCCAACGCGCGCCGGCGGCGTTTGCCTTGTATGGCGGACGATTCCTGGCCAGGGGCGGGCGCAGCGAGGCGCTGGAAGGCGGGCCGGCACGCCAGCGGAATGTGGTGATCGAGTTCGACAGCTACGAGCAGGCGGTGGCTTGTTATGAGTCGGCGGAGTATCAGGCGGCGAAGGCGCACCGAGAGGGCGTGGGACAGGCGCAGATTATTATTGTGGAAGGCCTGGCACCTTAG
- a CDS encoding NUDIX hydrolase codes for MPSPSFCPTCGGSDLGHQLPPGDTHERLMCRGCGYIHYINPKIIAGCIIEQDGKYLLCQRAIPPRPGTWTLPAGFMEGGETTEQAALREVWEESGVRAEILSPYSIFSVPRISEVYIIFRAIALEITGEFGPETMDYKFFAPEDIPWDSIYYPAIRQILERYIEERQAGVYGIYIGNDDSGKIHFIR; via the coding sequence ATGCCCAGCCCCAGCTTTTGCCCGACATGCGGCGGCAGTGACCTCGGTCACCAGCTGCCACCGGGCGATACCCATGAGCGCCTGATGTGCCGGGGCTGCGGCTATATCCATTACATCAACCCCAAGATCATCGCTGGCTGCATCATTGAGCAGGACGGCAAATACCTGCTGTGCCAACGCGCGATTCCACCGCGCCCCGGCACCTGGACCCTGCCCGCCGGCTTCATGGAAGGTGGCGAAACCACCGAACAGGCCGCATTGCGCGAAGTCTGGGAAGAAAGCGGTGTACGCGCGGAGATCCTCTCGCCCTACTCGATCTTCAGCGTGCCCAGGATCAGCGAGGTGTACATCATCTTCCGCGCCATTGCGCTGGAGATCACCGGGGAGTTCGGGCCGGAGACCATGGACTATAAGTTCTTCGCGCCTGAGGATATTCCCTGGGACAGTATCTACTACCCGGCGATCAGGCAGATTCTCGAGCGGTATATCGAAGAGCGGCAGGCTGGGGTGTATGGCATTTATATCGGGAATGACGACAGCGGAAAAATCCACTTCATCCGCTAA
- a CDS encoding GntR family transcriptional regulator: protein MKRAPLDDSFKVNHNPVTLREIVLEKLRSAIMNFQLLPGDRLVERDLCDRLGVSRTSVREALRHLESEGLVEFADAKGPQVAIITLADAVDIYELRCVLEGLIVQLFTLRAKAKDIKALEKALEENRKALKEGELQQVIDSVQGFYDVLLEGSGNHVAATQLRQLQARISYLRATSVSQENRRGASNQEMERMVQAIKSGDPLAAHQACVDHVRAAAAVALDYLKRKQEETGKLPEITLPIALKEPRIGH from the coding sequence ATGAAACGCGCGCCCCTCGACGACAGCTTCAAGGTCAATCACAACCCGGTCACCCTGCGCGAAATCGTGCTGGAGAAACTGCGCAGCGCCATCATGAACTTCCAACTGCTGCCCGGTGACCGCCTGGTGGAACGCGACCTGTGCGACCGCCTCGGCGTCAGCCGCACCTCGGTGCGCGAAGCCTTGCGCCATCTGGAGTCGGAAGGTCTGGTGGAGTTCGCCGATGCCAAGGGTCCGCAGGTGGCGATCATTACCCTCGCCGATGCCGTCGATATTTATGAACTGCGTTGCGTGCTTGAAGGCTTGATCGTGCAGTTATTCACCCTGCGCGCCAAGGCCAAGGACATCAAGGCCCTGGAAAAAGCCCTCGAGGAAAACCGCAAGGCCCTCAAGGAAGGCGAATTGCAGCAAGTGATCGATTCGGTGCAGGGTTTCTACGACGTGCTGCTCGAAGGCTCCGGCAACCATGTGGCCGCCACCCAGCTGCGCCAGTTGCAGGCGCGTATCAGCTACTTGCGAGCGACCTCGGTGTCCCAGGAAAACCGCCGTGGCGCCAGCAACCAGGAAATGGAACGCATGGTCCAGGCGATCAAGAGCGGTGACCCCCTCGCCGCCCACCAGGCCTGTGTCGATCACGTGCGCGCCGCCGCCGCCGTGGCCCTGGATTACCTCAAGCGTAAACAGGAAGAGACCGGCAAACTCCCCGAGATCACCCTGCCCATCGCGCTCAAAGAACCGCGCATAGGTCACTGA
- a CDS encoding carboxymuconolactone decarboxylase family protein — protein MRNDKYEQGLKIRTQVLGEAYVQRSIENADDFTRPLQEMVTEYCWGHVWGREGLSLKERSMINLAMISALNRPHELKLHVRGALRNGLSREQIREILLQVGIYCGVPAAVDSFRLAREAFAEADAEASS, from the coding sequence ATGCGTAACGACAAATATGAGCAGGGCCTGAAGATTCGTACTCAGGTCCTGGGTGAAGCCTACGTGCAGCGCTCGATCGAGAATGCCGACGACTTTACCCGGCCGCTGCAGGAGATGGTCACCGAGTACTGCTGGGGCCACGTGTGGGGCCGGGAGGGCTTGTCGCTTAAAGAACGCAGCATGATAAACTTGGCAATGATTTCGGCCCTCAATCGGCCCCACGAACTCAAGCTGCATGTACGCGGCGCCTTGCGTAACGGGCTGAGTCGTGAACAAATACGCGAAATTTTGCTTCAAGTCGGTATTTATTGCGGGGTTCCCGCCGCCGTGGACAGCTTCCGGCTGGCCCGAGAAGCCTTCGCCGAAGCCGATGCCGAGGCCTCCAGTTAA
- a CDS encoding flavin reductase family protein: protein MIEPGIYKDVMSSFPSGVTVVTTLDPDGGIVGITASAFSALSIDPALVLFCPNYASDTYPILRDSKRFAIHLLSADQTAEAYAFASKGKEKAKGIEWHLSELGNPLLAKATAIIECELWREYDGGDHAIIVGAVKNLILPEQPVTPMIYHKGKLGPLPTLA from the coding sequence ATGATCGAACCCGGCATTTACAAAGACGTCATGAGCTCCTTCCCTTCCGGCGTCACGGTGGTTACCACCCTTGACCCGGACGGCGGCATCGTCGGCATTACCGCCAGTGCGTTCAGCGCGCTGTCGATCGACCCGGCGCTGGTGCTGTTCTGCCCCAACTACGCCTCCGACACCTACCCGATCCTGCGCGACAGCAAGCGCTTTGCGATTCACTTACTGTCAGCCGACCAGACCGCCGAAGCCTATGCCTTTGCCAGCAAGGGCAAGGAAAAAGCCAAAGGTATCGAGTGGCACTTGAGCGAACTGGGCAACCCGCTGCTGGCCAAGGCCACCGCGATCATCGAGTGCGAACTGTGGCGCGAATACGACGGCGGCGATCACGCGATCATCGTCGGCGCGGTGAAGAACCTGATCCTGCCCGAGCAGCCGGTCACACCGATGATCTATCACAAAGGCAAGCTGGGCCCGCTGCCCACCCTGGCCTGA
- a CDS encoding aldehyde dehydrogenase: MTLERFQMCIGGEWVDALSGKTFDSLNPALAEPWAQLPDADEADVERAVQAAQTAFDSPAWRGLTATARGKLLRRLGDLIAENKEQLAQLESRDNGKLIRETRGQVTYLPEFFHYTAGLADKLEGGTLPLDKPDLFAYTVHEAMGVVAAIIPWNSPLYLTAIKLAPALAAGNTIVIKPSEHASATILELARLALEAGIPPGVVNVVTGYGPSTGAALTRHPLVRKIAFTGGAATARHVVRSSAENFAKLSLELGGKSPNIIFADADLDSAINGAIAGIYAASGQSCVSGSRLLVQDEIYDEFVERLVARAQRIRIGNPQDDASEMGPMATAQQLAVVEGLVADAIAEGARLRTGGKRPQNLGEGWFYEPTLFECDRNSMKIMQEEVFGPVASVIRFKDEAEALAIANDSQFGLAAGIWTRDLGRAHRLARDVRSGIIWVNTYRAVSAMAPIGGFKNSGYGRESGIDSVLAYTELKTVWINLSQAPMPDPFVMR; encoded by the coding sequence ATGACGCTTGAACGCTTCCAGATGTGCATCGGCGGTGAATGGGTCGATGCCCTTTCCGGCAAGACCTTCGACAGCCTTAACCCGGCCCTGGCCGAGCCCTGGGCGCAACTGCCCGACGCCGACGAAGCGGATGTGGAGCGCGCCGTACAGGCGGCCCAAACGGCCTTTGACAGCCCGGCCTGGCGTGGCCTCACCGCCACCGCGCGGGGTAAACTGCTGCGCCGCCTCGGTGACCTGATCGCCGAGAACAAAGAGCAACTGGCCCAGCTGGAAAGCCGCGACAACGGCAAGCTGATCCGCGAAACCCGTGGCCAGGTCACCTACCTGCCGGAGTTCTTCCACTACACCGCAGGCCTGGCCGACAAGCTCGAAGGCGGCACCCTGCCCCTCGACAAGCCCGACCTCTTCGCCTACACCGTGCACGAAGCCATGGGCGTGGTCGCCGCGATCATTCCATGGAACAGCCCGCTGTACCTGACCGCGATCAAACTCGCGCCGGCCCTGGCAGCAGGCAATACCATCGTAATCAAACCCTCCGAGCATGCCTCGGCAACCATCCTCGAACTGGCGCGCCTGGCCCTGGAAGCGGGCATCCCACCTGGCGTGGTCAACGTGGTCACAGGGTATGGCCCCAGTACCGGCGCCGCCCTCACCCGCCACCCGCTGGTGCGCAAGATCGCCTTTACCGGCGGCGCGGCCACGGCGCGGCATGTGGTGCGCAGCAGCGCGGAGAACTTCGCCAAGTTATCCCTGGAATTGGGCGGCAAGTCACCGAATATCATCTTTGCCGACGCGGACCTGGACAGCGCCATCAATGGTGCGATTGCCGGCATTTATGCTGCGTCCGGCCAGAGTTGCGTCTCCGGTTCGCGCCTGCTGGTGCAGGATGAAATCTACGACGAGTTCGTCGAGCGCCTGGTGGCGCGCGCCCAGCGTATCCGCATCGGCAACCCTCAGGACGACGCCAGTGAAATGGGCCCCATGGCCACCGCACAGCAACTGGCCGTGGTCGAAGGCCTGGTGGCGGATGCCATCGCTGAAGGTGCACGCCTGCGTACCGGCGGCAAGCGCCCGCAGAACCTTGGCGAAGGCTGGTTCTACGAACCGACGTTGTTCGAGTGCGACCGCAACTCGATGAAGATCATGCAGGAAGAAGTGTTCGGTCCGGTGGCGTCGGTCATCCGTTTCAAGGACGAGGCCGAAGCGCTGGCCATCGCCAACGACTCGCAGTTCGGCCTTGCCGCCGGCATCTGGACCCGTGACCTGGGCCGCGCCCATCGCCTGGCCCGCGACGTGCGTTCGGGTATCATCTGGGTCAACACCTACCGTGCCGTCTCGGCCATGGCGCCCATCGGCGGCTTCAAGAACAGCGGCTACGGACGTGAAAGCGGCATCGATTCGGTGCTGGCCTACACCGAGCTGAAGACGGTGTGGATCAACCTCTCCCAGGCGCCCATGCCTGATCCTTTTGTGATGCGTTAA
- a CDS encoding alpha/beta fold hydrolase: MIRLTAERTPAGTSYLATGQGQPVVLIHGVGLNKEMWGGQVVGLATHYRVITYDMLGHGASPRPAAGTPLLGYADQLLELLDHLQLPQATVIGFSMGGLVARAFALHYPDRLKSLVVLNSVFNRSPEQRAGVIERTAQAAEHGPDANAEAALSRWFSREYQAANPAQIAALRQTLAGNDPQGYLTTYELFATQDMYRADDLKGLRAPTLVATGELDPGSTPEMARQLADRIPGATVAVLAEQRHMMPVESPRLVNQLLLGFLDTVYAQNNPIKGIVA; encoded by the coding sequence ATGATTCGGCTCACCGCTGAACGCACCCCGGCTGGCACCAGTTATCTGGCGACCGGCCAAGGCCAGCCTGTGGTTTTGATCCACGGCGTGGGCCTGAACAAAGAAATGTGGGGCGGGCAAGTCGTTGGCCTGGCCACACACTACCGCGTGATCACCTACGACATGCTCGGCCATGGCGCCAGCCCGCGCCCGGCCGCCGGCACGCCGCTGCTGGGTTATGCCGACCAACTGCTGGAGCTGCTCGACCACCTGCAACTGCCCCAGGCCACTGTGATCGGGTTTTCCATGGGCGGTTTGGTGGCGCGAGCGTTTGCCCTGCACTACCCCGACCGCCTCAAAAGCCTGGTGGTGCTCAACAGTGTGTTCAACCGCAGCCCCGAGCAGCGTGCCGGCGTGATCGAACGCACCGCCCAGGCCGCCGAACACGGGCCGGATGCGAATGCCGAAGCGGCGCTGTCGCGTTGGTTCAGCCGCGAATACCAGGCGGCCAACCCGGCGCAGATCGCCGCGCTGCGTCAGACCCTGGCGGGCAACGACCCCCAAGGCTACCTGACCACGTATGAGCTGTTTGCAACCCAGGACATGTACCGCGCCGATGACCTCAAGGGTCTGCGCGCCCCCACCCTGGTCGCCACCGGCGAACTGGACCCCGGCTCGACGCCGGAAATGGCCCGGCAACTCGCCGATCGTATTCCGGGGGCCACGGTTGCGGTGCTGGCTGAGCAACGGCATATGATGCCGGTGGAATCGCCGCGCCTGGTCAATCAGTTGCTGCTGGGGTTTCTTGACACCGTATACGCCCAAAATAATCCAATAAAGGGGATCGTTGCATGA
- a CDS encoding amino acid synthesis family protein, translating to MSFEIRKIVSYVEETFIEGGKASDTPVKMVGLAVVLKNPWLGRGFVEDLKPEIRANCSDLGALMVERLVGIIGGAENIEAYGKAAVVGADGEIEHASAIIHTLRFGNHYREAVKAKSYLSFTNKRGGPGTSIQIPMMHKDDEGLRSHYITLEMQIEDAPRADEIVVVLGCADGGRLHPRIGNRYIDLEELAAEKAQ from the coding sequence ATGAGTTTCGAAATCCGCAAGATCGTCAGCTACGTAGAAGAAACCTTCATCGAAGGCGGCAAAGCCTCCGACACCCCCGTGAAAATGGTCGGCCTGGCCGTTGTGCTGAAAAACCCCTGGCTGGGCCGTGGTTTTGTCGAAGACCTGAAGCCGGAGATCCGTGCCAATTGCTCCGACCTCGGCGCGTTGATGGTCGAGCGCCTGGTGGGCATCATCGGCGGTGCCGAGAACATTGAGGCCTACGGTAAAGCGGCTGTGGTCGGTGCCGACGGCGAGATCGAACATGCCAGCGCGATCATCCATACCCTGCGTTTCGGCAACCACTACCGCGAAGCGGTCAAAGCCAAAAGCTACCTGAGCTTCACCAACAAGCGCGGCGGCCCGGGCACCTCGATCCAGATCCCGATGATGCACAAGGACGACGAAGGCCTGCGCTCGCACTACATCACCCTGGAAATGCAGATCGAAGACGCGCCGCGGGCCGACGAAATCGTCGTGGTGCTGGGTTGCGCCGATGGCGGCCGCCTGCACCCGCGCATCGGCAACCGGTATATCGACCTGGAAGAACTGGCCGCCGAAAAGGCCCAGTAA